A window from Heteronotia binoei isolate CCM8104 ecotype False Entrance Well chromosome 15, APGP_CSIRO_Hbin_v1, whole genome shotgun sequence encodes these proteins:
- the TMEM88 gene encoding transmembrane protein 88 yields MGLDSRCPRAVPGSPDLESGPEASPLPPPPYAGEGALELRGSLDCWACAVLVTLQNLLVGLLNLLLVGLIFGVILFPAGILLGFGFLCHSKFLDTQAEYCTAHLHDSGSIALLVVGFALLVPLLVLALAAYCRVARRLQLGYCLIPYSKAVYKNLPVSRYQSSSCCCAQDLDSVEKVWV; encoded by the exons ATGGGCTTAGACAGTCGCTGCCCGAGAGCCGTGCCGGGGTCCCCGGATCTGGAGAGTGGCCCGGAGGCCTCCCCCCTGCCACCCCCACCATACGCCGGGGAAGGGGCCTTAGAGTTGCGGGGTTCTCTGGACTGCTGGGCCTGCGCGGTGCTGGTCACGCTCCAGAACTTGCTGGTGGGCCTCCTCAATCTTCTCTTGGTGGGGCTCATCTTTGGGGTCATCCTGTTCCCCGCAGGGATCCTTCTGGGATTCGGGTTCCTGTGCCATTCCAAG TTCTTGGACACCCAGGCCGAGTACTGCACAGCCCATCTTCATGACTCCGGCTCCATCGCTCTCCTCGTGGTGGGATTCGCTCTCCTGGTGCCTCTCTTGGTCTTGGCGCTGGCTGCCTACTGTCGGGTGGCGCGTCGCCTGCAGCTGGGCTACTGCCTCATCCCCTACAGCAAAGCCGTCTACAAGAACCTGCCCGTGTCCCGCTACCAGAGTTCCAGTTGCTGCTGCGCCCAGGATCTTGACTCTGTGGAGAAAGTTTGGGTCTGA